The following proteins come from a genomic window of Lycium ferocissimum isolate CSIRO_LF1 chromosome 4, AGI_CSIRO_Lferr_CH_V1, whole genome shotgun sequence:
- the LOC132054336 gene encoding LOW QUALITY PROTEIN: uncharacterized protein LOC132054336 (The sequence of the model RefSeq protein was modified relative to this genomic sequence to represent the inferred CDS: inserted 2 bases in 1 codon; substituted 1 base at 1 genomic stop codon) — translation LNKCQEAAELALKDNKQLIEFEFPTAGLGSVPGDGEGGTEMTGSMQLIREFCDLLVIPEKATQTRIFLPEANEVKFARQSTPLGAYFKLDYLTQPSFFEDFGFTGKVNMADCVKPADELFVVTYPYFNVSEMLVVEESNTSRKLIIFNGELDRIRSGYYPSFFYPKLAAVSKTLFPKMETVYHIHNXKXRNGGVLFRCYPGPWKVFRRVGNTYVCPHQQESMPSLKEVALDSLPSA, via the exons CAGCTGAATTGGCATTGAAGGACAACAAACAGCTGATA GAATTTGAATTTCCAACTGCTGGATTGGGTTCTGTACCAG GTGACGGTGAGGGTGGAACAGAAATGACTGGAAGTATGCAACTAATTCGTGAGTTCTGTGATCTCTTGGTTATACCGGAGAAAGCCACACAGACCAGAATT TTTTTACCGGAGGCAAATGAAGTGAAATTTGCAAGACAATCAACTCCCTTAGGAGCATATTTTAAGTTGGACTATTTGACACAGCCTTCTTTTTTCGAGGATTTCGGTTTCACCGGGAAGGTCAACATGGCTGACTGTGTCAAGCCAGCAGATGAACTATTTGTAGTCACCTATCCATATTTTAATGTCTCCG AGATGCTTGTCGTGGAAGAGTCAAACACTTCCAGGAAACTGATTATATTTAACGGAGAGCTTGATCGAATAAGATCTGGTT ATTATCCGTCATTCTTCTACCCAAAGCTGGCTGCAGTTTCCAAGACTCTTTTCCCTAAGATGGAGACAGTATATCATATTCACAA TAAATGACGAAATGGAGGAGTCCTGTTTAG GTGCTACCCTGGTCCTTGGAAAGTTTTCCGAAGAGTAGGAAATACTTATGTCTGCCCGCATCAACAGGAGTCAATGCCATCCTTGAAAGAAGTTGCTTTGGACAGCCTTCCATCGGCttga
- the LOC132053672 gene encoding probable disease resistance protein RPP1 codes for MSSFKKLKELPTSLAILIALKRLDIQRCHSLESLPERVLEGLTSLKELFVQDCAILKSLSKGPQHLTALTRLVVALCLEMMALPFGIQNLHSSITGYLELPSPSISSSWHYGNEQSAGVANCLLSRTGKALREGDRGGLEQNCSHSKFVYELVYL; via the coding sequence ATGTCATccttcaaaaaacttaaagagcTGCCTACCAGCCTGGCCATTCTTATTGCTTTGAAGCGCTTGGATATTCAACGTTGTCATTCACTAGAGAGTCTTCCTGAAAGAGTACTGGAAGGTTTAACTTCACTCAAGGAGTTATTCGTTCAAGATTGTGCGATATTAAAATCTTTATCAAAGGGACCGCAACACCTAACAGCCCTGACAAGATTAGTAGTTGCTCTTTGTCTAGAGATGATGGCCTTGCCTTTTGGGATTCAAAACTTACACTCTTCAATCACTGGTTATCTGGAATTGCCCTCACCTTCAATCTCTTCCAGCTGGCATTATGGAAATGAACAATCAGCAGGCGTTGCGAATTGTTTATTATCCAGAACTGGCAAAGCGCTGCGAGAAGGGGATAGGGGAGGACTGGAACAAAATTGCTCACATTCCAAATTTGTTTATGAGTTAGTTTATTTGTAA
- the LOC132054337 gene encoding bifunctional pinoresinol-lariciresinol reductase-like, which produces MLISFKMQGAHLVPGSFNDHRSLVDAVKLVDVVICAISGVYGRSHQILLQLKLVEAIKEAGNIKRFVPSEFGSDSARMGDALEPGRVTFDDKMAVRKAIEEAKIPFTYVVANCFACYFLAGLCQLFQFLPARDSIVFLGDANQKAIFVTEDDIATYTIKTIDDPTTLNKTLHLRPPKNILSQREIVQIWEKLIDKELQKSTLTKEDFLASMKEYGYEDQVGLGHYYNVCYEGCLANFEIGEEGEEASKLYPEVNYTTAEDYLKRYA; this is translated from the exons ATGCTTATTTCCTTTAAGATGCAAGGAGCTCATCTTGTTCCTGGTTCTTTCAATGATCATCGGAGCCTCGTAGACGCTGTAAAACTCGTCGACGTCGTTATCTGTGCTATCTCCGGTGTATATGGTCGTAGCCATCAAATATTGCTCCAACTCAAACTTGTTGAAGCCATTAAAGAAGCTGGAAATATAAAG AGATTCGTGCCTTCTGAATTTGGATCAGATTCAGCAAGAATGGGAGATGCATTGGAACCAGGAAGAGTAACATTTGATGATAAAATGGCTGTCAGAAAAGCCATTGAAGAAGCTAAAATTCCATTCACATATGTTGTTGCTAATTGCTTTGCTTGTTACTTCCTTGCTGGTCTTTGTCAActttttcaatttcttcctGCTAGGGACTCTATCGTCTTTCTTGGAGATGCCAACCAAAAAG CAATATTTGTTACTGAAGATGATATAGCAACATACACCATAAAGACCATAGATGATCCAACAACACTGAATAAAACACTTCACCTTAGACCTCCTAAGAATATACTTTCTCAAAGAGAGATTGTTCAAATATGGGAAAAGCTCATTGATAAAGAGCTCCAAAAGTCAACTCTTACCAAAGAAGACTTTCTTGCTTCcatgaaag AATATGGGTATGAAGACCAAGTTGGACTAGGTCATTACTATAATGTTTGCTACGAGGGTTGCCTTGCAAACTTTGAAATTGGAGAAGAAGGAGAGGAGGCATCTAAACTCTACCCTGAGGTTAACTACACCACAGCTGAGGACTACTTGAAGCGTTATGCTTAA